The Streptomyces sp. NL15-2K genome contains a region encoding:
- a CDS encoding cellulase family glycosylhydrolase, translated as MRKTPTSTRFTPRLRTAFVAVAIAAISGTTITGSSAAAAPSTDTTQFKGVNWADPRDNFADDPVVLSGLSTSDTYAQSYTKASRIISAFRANLGANTVRLPINPYTVNGSYWKSYRGVIDAATAKGFKVILSYWEGTGPRKDGFIDDEATFWPMWDTVVKAYKGNARVYFEPMNEPHGYTDTEWADIAAKWLGTYPSVPRNRVFVSGAGYNDHVTSVCADPRLKGTYLSLHHYGFWKEYATYDQWVADLKERIGTCANRTVADEFGAHMTTGFDYNKPAPDNNFINFMQAVTDTFRELKMGSVYWPGLRTGDTYSLQKLIGDPARPWLATTNQSGADRLAWGWGRGKPVQR; from the coding sequence GTTGCGTACCGCCTTCGTGGCGGTCGCGATCGCCGCCATCAGCGGTACGACCATCACCGGCAGCTCCGCCGCCGCCGCGCCGAGCACCGACACCACCCAGTTCAAGGGCGTGAACTGGGCCGACCCCCGCGACAACTTCGCCGACGACCCCGTCGTCCTGTCCGGCCTGTCGACCTCCGACACCTACGCCCAGAGCTACACCAAGGCCAGCCGGATCATCTCGGCGTTCCGCGCGAACCTCGGTGCCAACACGGTCCGGCTGCCCATCAACCCGTACACCGTCAACGGCTCCTACTGGAAGTCCTACCGCGGTGTCATCGACGCGGCGACGGCCAAGGGATTCAAGGTCATCCTCTCCTACTGGGAGGGCACGGGCCCGCGCAAGGACGGCTTCATCGACGACGAGGCCACCTTCTGGCCCATGTGGGACACCGTGGTCAAGGCCTACAAGGGCAACGCCCGGGTCTACTTCGAGCCGATGAACGAGCCCCACGGCTACACCGACACCGAGTGGGCCGACATCGCCGCCAAGTGGCTGGGCACCTACCCGTCGGTCCCTCGCAACCGGGTCTTCGTCAGCGGCGCCGGCTACAACGACCACGTCACCTCCGTGTGCGCCGACCCGCGTCTGAAGGGCACCTATCTGTCGCTGCACCACTACGGGTTCTGGAAGGAGTACGCCACCTACGACCAGTGGGTGGCCGACCTCAAGGAGCGCATCGGCACTTGCGCGAACCGGACCGTCGCGGACGAGTTCGGCGCCCACATGACCACCGGCTTCGACTACAACAAGCCGGCTCCCGACAACAACTTCATCAACTTCATGCAGGCCGTCACCGACACCTTCCGCGAGCTGAAGATGGGCTCCGTCTACTGGCCCGGCCTGCGCACCGGTGACACGTACTCGCTGCAGAAGCTGATCGGCGACCCCGCCCGCCCGTGGCTGGCCACCACCAACCAGTCCGGCGCCGACCGGCTCGCCTGGGGCTGGGGACGCGGCAAGCCCGTCCAACGCTGA